From Paenarthrobacter ureafaciens, one genomic window encodes:
- the istB gene encoding IS21-like element helper ATPase IstB, whose amino-acid sequence MSPTAPATTITPTLRRRRGLTEQAAVAAVDQACRRLRLPTIRAVLDEALGVAGKEQLSYQGFLAELLLAECDDRDRRSSIRRVKAANFPRDKWLGDFDFDANPNINPATIHTLATGDWIRKGAPLCLIGDSGTGKSHLLIGLGTAAAEKGYRVKYTLATRLVNELVEAADEKVLAKTIARYGRVDLLCIDELGYMELDRRGAELLFQVLTEREEKNSIAIASNESFSGWTKTFTDPRLCAAIVDRLTFNGTIIETGTDSYRLAHSLTRNAHSDVAASGRPTNT is encoded by the coding sequence ATGAGCCCCACCGCACCGGCCACCACCATCACCCCAACCCTGCGACGGCGCCGCGGCCTGACTGAGCAGGCCGCGGTCGCGGCCGTGGACCAAGCATGCCGCCGGCTGCGCCTGCCCACCATCCGGGCGGTCCTGGACGAAGCTCTGGGCGTGGCGGGGAAAGAACAACTCTCCTACCAAGGCTTCCTGGCCGAGCTGTTGCTGGCCGAGTGCGATGACCGCGACCGTCGCTCCTCAATCCGACGCGTCAAAGCCGCGAACTTTCCACGGGACAAATGGCTCGGTGATTTCGACTTCGACGCGAACCCGAACATCAACCCCGCTACCATCCATACCCTCGCTACCGGCGACTGGATCCGCAAAGGCGCACCGCTATGCCTGATCGGGGACTCCGGAACAGGCAAATCCCACCTGCTGATCGGGCTGGGCACCGCTGCAGCTGAGAAGGGATACCGGGTCAAATACACGCTGGCCACCCGGCTCGTGAACGAACTCGTCGAAGCCGCCGACGAGAAAGTTCTCGCCAAGACCATCGCCAGATACGGCCGGGTCGACCTGCTGTGCATTGACGAGCTCGGCTATATGGAGCTGGACCGCAGAGGAGCCGAACTCCTCTTCCAGGTCCTGACTGAACGCGAAGAGAAGAACTCCATCGCTATCGCCAGCAACGAGTCGTTCTCCGGCTGGACCAAGACATTCACAGACCCGCGTCTCTGCGCCGCGATCGTTGACCGGTTGACCTTCAACGGCACCATCATCGAAACCGGCACGGACTCCTACCGCCTCGCCCACAGCCTGACGAGGAACGCGCACTCTGACGTAGCAGCATCCGGCCGCCCCACGAACACATAG
- the merA gene encoding mercury(II) reductase — translation MSATPFDYDLAIIGSGGGAFAAAIRATNRGKRVLMVERSTVGGTCVNTGCIPSKALLAAAEARHVAVDASGRFPGISNSSAPVDMPELVAGKRSLVEAMRSEKYVDLAADYGWKLQQGTAAFAGTAAVPVLNITFPGGTTETVSAEHYLVATGSTPWIPEVPGMDQVDYLTSTSAMELQEVPSSMLVLGGGYVALEQAQLFARLGTKVTMLVRSRLASAEEPEAGHALTGVFADEGIRVLRRATVSSVRTDQSSGDVVVDASVSGGQEEFRAARLLLATGRRPVTEDLNLCMVGVETGDRGEVLVDGSLRSTNPRIWAAGDVTGHREFVYVAAAHGALVVDNAFEGAGREVDYRHLPRVTFTSPALAAVGMTDKEANQAGIRCMCRVLPLKFVPRALVNRDTHGFIKIVADADTGRIVGITAVGKEAGDLAAAGVYILEAGMTVDQVANLWSPYLTMAEGIKIAAQSFTTDVSKLSCCAA, via the coding sequence ATGTCGGCAACACCTTTCGATTATGACCTGGCCATCATCGGTTCCGGCGGGGGTGCTTTCGCTGCTGCCATACGCGCAACTAATCGCGGCAAGCGGGTGTTGATGGTTGAGCGCAGCACTGTGGGCGGCACGTGCGTGAACACGGGCTGCATCCCGTCCAAGGCCCTGCTGGCCGCCGCGGAAGCCCGCCATGTCGCCGTGGACGCTTCCGGGCGGTTCCCCGGCATCAGCAACTCCTCGGCGCCGGTGGATATGCCCGAACTGGTCGCCGGGAAGCGCTCCCTAGTCGAGGCCATGCGGTCAGAGAAGTATGTGGACCTCGCCGCGGATTACGGATGGAAGCTGCAGCAGGGGACGGCGGCGTTCGCCGGAACCGCGGCCGTCCCGGTTTTGAACATCACTTTCCCGGGCGGGACCACTGAGACGGTGAGCGCCGAACATTACCTGGTGGCAACCGGCTCCACCCCCTGGATTCCTGAAGTGCCGGGAATGGACCAGGTGGACTATCTGACGTCCACGAGTGCGATGGAGCTGCAGGAAGTTCCCTCTTCGATGCTGGTCTTGGGCGGAGGGTATGTGGCCCTGGAGCAGGCGCAGCTGTTCGCCCGGCTCGGAACGAAGGTGACCATGCTGGTCCGCTCCAGGCTCGCCTCGGCCGAAGAGCCTGAAGCCGGGCATGCCCTCACGGGTGTTTTCGCCGACGAGGGTATCCGGGTCCTCCGCCGGGCGACAGTGTCCTCGGTCCGGACCGATCAGTCGTCTGGGGATGTGGTCGTGGACGCTTCCGTCTCAGGAGGACAGGAGGAGTTCAGGGCCGCGCGCTTGCTCCTGGCAACAGGCCGACGCCCGGTCACGGAGGATTTGAACCTTTGTATGGTCGGTGTCGAAACCGGGGACCGCGGGGAAGTCTTGGTCGACGGCAGCCTTCGCAGTACTAATCCGAGGATTTGGGCCGCGGGCGACGTGACAGGGCACCGGGAGTTCGTCTATGTCGCCGCCGCGCACGGGGCCCTGGTGGTGGATAACGCTTTCGAAGGTGCCGGGCGCGAGGTCGACTACCGGCACCTGCCCCGGGTTACGTTCACGAGCCCCGCCCTGGCGGCGGTAGGGATGACGGACAAGGAAGCGAACCAGGCAGGGATCCGGTGCATGTGCCGGGTTCTGCCGCTCAAATTTGTCCCCAGGGCGCTGGTGAACCGTGACACCCACGGCTTCATCAAGATCGTTGCCGACGCGGACACGGGCCGGATCGTCGGGATCACTGCCGTGGGAAAGGAAGCCGGGGACCTCGCAGCGGCCGGGGTCTACATTCTGGAGGCCGGGATGACCGTTGATCAGGTCGCGAACCTCTGGAGCCCGTATCTGACCATGGCCGAAGGCATCAAGATAGCAGCCCAGTCCTTCACTACTGACGTCTCAAAACTGTCCTGCTGCGCGGCATGA
- a CDS encoding SCO6880 family protein, with protein MSDESRALEPVKFPRYERRGIFMGLKWYQLALVATGVLVAIISSAAGGPGGLVVTAPMWISLVLVGVLQYARIPYPIWGSLIVLFFVRSVLGQTRYLARPERPVKAGKLALPGGLGNLKVQPLSRGECVVLDAPGKEAIVVLRCSTRSFALLDDDDKAWAAQAWSRVQAGLAQRSDIARIAVQDYTVPYPSSALQDFYDRTVTIDDGERSSWGQIAYQDLISAAGSAMSHDVLLSLVVDTSKSRRRIKESGGGKNGLERVLRLEVGAITTSLATHGVRVDEWLSESRLLDVFRGAFDPEALARGSSKSERHPRDEMQPLRQSSGPMAVDEHWTYLRSDSGFHQTFWVAEWPRQKVYPGFLHPLVYVGDFRHTVTQVIRTVPTIEALRDIRSAQEAHETRRRINARFDRPTTREQRAEEEEVSQREEEIVAGHGDVRPTAFVTITAESLENLARHRHELESAAAGAFVELRLLAGQQWAAFIAGGLPLGRGLR; from the coding sequence ATGAGTGACGAATCGCGGGCACTGGAACCCGTCAAATTTCCCAGGTACGAACGTCGTGGAATCTTCATGGGGTTGAAGTGGTACCAGCTCGCGCTGGTGGCCACCGGCGTTCTCGTAGCGATAATTTCCTCAGCGGCGGGCGGTCCCGGCGGCCTCGTAGTGACCGCCCCGATGTGGATTTCATTGGTGCTGGTTGGAGTGCTGCAGTACGCGCGGATTCCGTATCCGATTTGGGGCAGCCTCATCGTCCTGTTCTTCGTACGGAGTGTTCTAGGGCAAACTCGCTACCTGGCTCGCCCAGAGCGCCCTGTCAAAGCAGGAAAGCTTGCGCTGCCTGGGGGCCTGGGTAACCTCAAAGTCCAGCCGCTTTCCCGTGGGGAATGCGTGGTCCTCGACGCCCCGGGCAAGGAAGCCATCGTCGTGCTCCGTTGCAGCACTCGATCGTTTGCTCTGCTCGACGACGATGACAAAGCCTGGGCTGCACAGGCGTGGTCCAGGGTGCAAGCGGGGCTGGCGCAACGATCTGACATCGCACGCATTGCGGTCCAGGACTACACCGTGCCGTACCCGTCGTCAGCGCTTCAGGATTTCTACGATCGGACCGTCACCATTGATGACGGCGAGCGCAGCTCATGGGGGCAAATTGCGTACCAGGATCTGATCTCTGCGGCCGGGTCGGCGATGAGCCACGATGTGCTGCTGTCGCTCGTGGTGGACACATCGAAGTCTCGACGACGGATCAAGGAATCCGGCGGAGGGAAGAACGGGCTCGAACGCGTACTGCGTCTGGAGGTCGGTGCGATCACGACGTCGCTGGCGACCCACGGTGTCAGGGTTGATGAATGGTTGTCTGAGTCGAGGCTCCTCGACGTTTTCCGTGGAGCCTTCGATCCCGAGGCCCTTGCACGTGGGTCCTCCAAGTCGGAGCGACATCCCAGAGATGAGATGCAGCCACTGCGTCAGAGTTCCGGCCCCATGGCAGTCGACGAGCACTGGACCTATCTCCGAAGTGATTCTGGATTCCACCAAACGTTCTGGGTCGCTGAATGGCCGCGACAGAAGGTGTACCCGGGCTTCCTGCATCCGCTCGTCTATGTTGGCGACTTCAGGCACACGGTAACCCAGGTGATCAGGACCGTGCCGACCATCGAAGCCCTGCGCGACATCCGCTCGGCCCAGGAGGCTCACGAAACTCGACGGCGGATCAACGCACGCTTCGATCGACCTACGACGCGAGAACAGCGTGCGGAGGAAGAAGAAGTTTCCCAGCGTGAAGAGGAGATCGTGGCGGGACATGGTGACGTTCGGCCCACTGCCTTCGTCACCATCACCGCCGAGTCGTTGGAAAACTTGGCCCGGCATCGACATGAACTCGAATCAGCGGCCGCGGGCGCATTTGTTGAACTGCGTCTGCTTGCAGGTCAACAGTGGGCCGCATTCATTGCTGGAGGACTTCCCTTGGGGCGGGGACTGCGATGA
- a CDS encoding type IV secretion system protein — MPVDCDLSGWWPPGCGLVSQANDGIQGSITSIFANVLQNIASWMWGFITGAFTVSDVDDSQWTAIGGLTNWWVVVMMTPLVVVMIIQLLSGLLSQQPRRLLRALIGGAAAVPLVAAAVYIVRQLTRASDQASAALLESIGTDPYVVFMRLFGFERAPQGSDREWNVVSLAPGNQGGAVGGAIVTAMAVVVVWILAFILMCSMIFRTFALAVLAAVAPVALMMLPWEKSKVWAGRWCEIVVALLLAKPLAATVLATAIKLFADSKSFAGLAAGSVGMVLACGAPLMALRLVSFAGGELAAAAQTAGGDHVLSRSNSIATRQLSRQLGGRLTIASMMARSSIARPIPSSRRDIPTRALPPSVPLPRSLTSTTPVHRTGGDVALTDRSSSGSSNSSSSVVRGQVVTDHDVSTSTTKNPAGAGPGRATSTGTRPTTRSPEVRAPNSALPSTELPPIKHKDTYRPLPPDETHE; from the coding sequence ATGCCAGTTGACTGCGACCTCAGTGGCTGGTGGCCGCCAGGATGCGGCCTCGTTTCGCAAGCGAACGACGGCATCCAAGGTTCCATCACATCCATCTTCGCCAACGTCCTGCAGAACATCGCCTCGTGGATGTGGGGCTTCATCACGGGCGCCTTCACCGTCTCCGACGTCGACGACTCCCAATGGACCGCCATCGGAGGACTGACCAATTGGTGGGTCGTCGTCATGATGACACCGCTCGTGGTGGTGATGATCATCCAACTTCTGTCGGGGCTGCTCAGCCAACAGCCTCGGCGACTCTTGCGGGCGCTGATCGGGGGAGCGGCAGCGGTGCCGCTCGTGGCGGCCGCCGTGTACATCGTTCGTCAGCTCACCCGGGCCAGCGACCAAGCTTCCGCCGCGCTCCTGGAATCGATCGGTACCGACCCTTACGTCGTGTTCATGCGGTTGTTTGGCTTTGAACGAGCTCCTCAGGGCTCAGACCGGGAATGGAATGTCGTCTCCCTCGCGCCCGGTAACCAGGGCGGCGCAGTTGGAGGCGCGATCGTCACTGCCATGGCTGTCGTCGTGGTGTGGATACTGGCGTTCATCCTCATGTGTTCGATGATTTTCCGGACGTTCGCGCTGGCAGTCCTCGCCGCAGTGGCTCCCGTCGCCCTCATGATGCTGCCGTGGGAGAAATCCAAGGTGTGGGCCGGGCGTTGGTGTGAAATCGTCGTCGCCCTTCTCCTTGCTAAACCTCTGGCGGCGACTGTCCTGGCAACCGCCATCAAGCTATTTGCCGATTCGAAGTCCTTCGCGGGGCTGGCCGCCGGATCTGTCGGGATGGTCCTGGCCTGTGGAGCACCATTGATGGCGCTTCGACTCGTCAGCTTCGCGGGTGGAGAGTTGGCCGCAGCGGCTCAAACTGCGGGCGGCGACCACGTTCTGTCGCGGAGCAACAGCATTGCAACGCGACAACTCAGTCGGCAACTTGGCGGTCGCCTGACGATCGCGTCAATGATGGCCCGTTCCTCAATTGCACGTCCTATTCCGTCGAGCCGCCGAGACATCCCCACACGAGCTCTGCCGCCTTCCGTTCCGCTGCCTCGGAGCCTGACAAGTACGACGCCGGTACACCGCACGGGCGGTGACGTCGCCTTGACGGACCGGTCGTCGTCGGGCAGTTCGAACTCCAGCAGCTCAGTCGTCAGGGGGCAAGTGGTCACTGACCATGACGTCAGCACCAGTACCACCAAGAACCCCGCTGGAGCCGGTCCGGGCAGGGCAACGTCCACGGGCACCCGACCAACAACGCGGTCACCTGAAGTCAGAGCCCCAAACAGTGCCTTGCCATCGACCGAATTGCCGCCGATCAAGCACAAGGACACCTACAGGCCACTACCTCCGGACGAGACCCATGAGTGA
- the istA gene encoding IS21 family transposase, translating to MGSRVELFAQIRRDARVEGASIRELARRHQVARKTVRKALSSPVPPERKTPQRSSPRLDPFRSAIDAMLVEDTTAPRKQRHTARRILARLIEEHGAEELSYSTVRDYVRVRRAQIDVEAGRRVEVFVPQEHAPGAEAEVDFGEVWIVLDGVKTKCHMFIFRLSHSGKAIHRIYPTQAQEAFLEGHIEAFNEIGGVPVKHIRYDNLTSAVRSVVFGQGRNRLENDRWVLFRSFYGFDAFYCQPGIAGAHEKGGVEGEVGWFRRNRLTPMPVTRSLEDLNDRIRSREVQDDQRRIDGRIRTIGQDFAAEAPLLAPLPADEFDPGLVLNPRVDRSSMITVRMVKYSVPARFIGRRVRVSLRASEVVVFDGRAVAARHQRIIAKGGQSVQLDHYLEVLKTKPGALPGSTALARARESGAFTSAHEAFWSASRRVNGDAEGTRELIDVLLLHRSMEAEDIEAGITAALEVGAVSADVVAVEARRHASSIPAGGSRPDRHRGAHAEAKVQRVVSLTQRRLMDPAAVIAGLPPDKRPLPTISAYDELLAKRTEHSAGTTSKENIS from the coding sequence ATGGGGTCAAGAGTGGAGTTGTTCGCGCAGATTCGGAGGGATGCCCGGGTGGAGGGGGCGTCAATCCGGGAGCTTGCCCGCAGGCACCAGGTGGCGCGGAAAACCGTGCGTAAGGCGTTAAGTTCCCCGGTCCCGCCGGAGCGCAAAACTCCTCAACGATCCTCGCCGCGGCTTGATCCTTTTAGATCCGCGATCGATGCCATGCTCGTCGAAGACACGACGGCGCCGCGGAAGCAGCGTCACACTGCCCGGAGGATTCTTGCCCGGCTCATCGAAGAGCACGGCGCGGAGGAGTTGTCGTATTCGACGGTGCGTGACTACGTTCGGGTCCGCCGGGCGCAGATCGATGTGGAGGCCGGCCGCCGGGTTGAGGTATTTGTTCCCCAGGAACACGCCCCGGGCGCGGAAGCTGAAGTGGACTTCGGCGAAGTCTGGATCGTGCTGGACGGGGTAAAGACGAAATGCCACATGTTCATCTTCCGGCTGTCCCACTCTGGCAAGGCCATCCACCGGATTTACCCCACCCAGGCCCAAGAAGCATTTCTCGAAGGCCATATCGAGGCGTTCAACGAGATCGGCGGCGTGCCGGTCAAACACATCCGTTATGACAACCTCACCAGTGCTGTCAGGTCCGTGGTGTTCGGGCAGGGACGGAACCGCCTGGAGAACGATCGGTGGGTGCTGTTCCGTTCGTTCTATGGATTTGATGCCTTTTATTGCCAGCCAGGTATTGCCGGCGCTCACGAGAAAGGCGGGGTAGAGGGCGAGGTGGGCTGGTTCCGCCGCAACCGGCTTACGCCGATGCCCGTGACGAGGTCCCTTGAGGACCTCAACGACCGGATCCGGAGCCGGGAGGTCCAAGACGATCAGCGGCGAATCGATGGCAGGATCCGCACCATCGGCCAGGACTTCGCCGCGGAGGCCCCGCTCCTGGCACCGTTGCCGGCGGACGAGTTCGATCCCGGTCTGGTGCTGAACCCGAGGGTGGACCGGTCCTCGATGATTACCGTGCGGATGGTGAAGTACTCGGTGCCGGCACGGTTCATTGGCCGGCGGGTCCGGGTCTCCTTGCGGGCGTCCGAAGTTGTGGTGTTCGACGGCCGCGCGGTGGCGGCCCGGCACCAGCGGATTATTGCCAAGGGCGGGCAGTCGGTCCAGTTGGACCATTATCTGGAGGTCCTCAAGACCAAGCCCGGCGCTTTGCCTGGTTCCACAGCTTTGGCCAGGGCGCGGGAGTCAGGTGCTTTCACCAGCGCCCATGAAGCCTTCTGGTCTGCCTCGCGCAGGGTCAACGGCGATGCCGAGGGGACCCGTGAACTGATTGACGTCCTGCTGCTGCACCGCTCGATGGAAGCCGAAGACATCGAGGCAGGGATCACCGCAGCCCTTGAAGTAGGTGCTGTCAGCGCCGACGTCGTAGCGGTGGAAGCCCGTAGACACGCCTCCAGCATCCCCGCTGGTGGGTCCCGTCCTGACCGTCATCGCGGTGCTCATGCTGAAGCGAAAGTGCAACGAGTTGTCAGCCTGACCCAGCGTCGGCTGATGGACCCGGCCGCTGTCATCGCCGGGCTCCCTCCAGACAAGCGACCGCTCCCGACAATCAGCGCCTACGACGAGCTGCTGGCCAAACGCACCGAACACTCCGCAGGAACCACGTCGAAGGAGAACATCTCATGA
- a CDS encoding single-stranded DNA-binding protein, which translates to MNTKIPITIAGNLVADPELTIGESGTPHAKIRVAVNQRIQNPDGTWRDGEPVFHNVSAFRMLAENAATSLKKGDPVTVSGELEFRSYDKDGERREARRIIADTIGPDLRFGTATYQRSARAVTEPETAVEATGPEATTATGWPVYNVTTKSPVVASPFGKAPGSEMSA; encoded by the coding sequence ATGAACACAAAAATTCCCATCACCATCGCGGGAAACCTTGTCGCGGACCCTGAGCTCACGATAGGGGAGTCCGGAACGCCGCACGCAAAGATTCGAGTCGCTGTGAATCAACGCATCCAGAATCCGGACGGCACGTGGCGGGACGGTGAGCCGGTCTTCCACAACGTGTCGGCCTTTCGCATGCTTGCGGAGAACGCGGCCACATCTCTTAAGAAGGGGGATCCTGTGACCGTCTCCGGTGAACTGGAATTCCGGTCGTACGACAAGGACGGCGAGCGCCGCGAGGCCCGACGCATCATCGCTGACACGATTGGCCCTGATCTTCGGTTTGGGACCGCCACCTACCAGCGTTCTGCCCGCGCCGTCACGGAACCGGAAACCGCTGTGGAGGCAACCGGTCCGGAGGCAACGACAGCGACGGGCTGGCCGGTTTACAACGTGACGACGAAAAGCCCGGTGGTGGCGTCCCCTTTTGGCAAAGCGCCGGGGAGTGAGATGTCTGCCTGA
- a CDS encoding ArdC-like ssDNA-binding domain-containing protein — translation MAAAPESNAHLPGGTDDVGLPPSVRMSPEERIASLTEGLHAALVQAIESPARWQVLLDASATLWRYSGGNVALLMAQMAQRGTEEPTLVAGYKEWARHGRTVLRGEHALWVIAPRTASMQELKMADGQRKLLPVAQAAPVDAVTLGKRNVVTGWRGQAVFDVTQTEGTPILVPRGGVESGENLDDLWRSLCDVAKERSFRVEISGVQYGYTSGYTDFDARRIQVGLWMSSEERVAVLAHELGHVLLHGPEDSVGRLYGSSANHRGLAEVEAESVAYTVLRAHGIDRGPQSATYLAGWADAVIRTEKELQEGRAPTSRVDIAKSVLGRVTAATKGILAISDPPGFGGKFAAVSASPAITASSTYAGVPGPGTSMHGPELAGP, via the coding sequence GTGGCCGCTGCACCTGAATCGAACGCTCACCTCCCTGGCGGGACGGACGACGTCGGCCTTCCGCCGAGCGTTCGAATGTCGCCTGAGGAGCGCATCGCGAGTCTCACCGAAGGGCTCCATGCTGCCCTTGTGCAAGCCATTGAGTCGCCGGCTCGATGGCAGGTGTTGCTCGATGCCTCAGCCACTTTGTGGCGTTATTCAGGGGGCAACGTCGCCCTGCTGATGGCGCAGATGGCACAGCGTGGTACCGAGGAGCCGACGCTGGTGGCTGGCTACAAAGAGTGGGCGCGTCATGGGCGGACGGTGCTGCGGGGCGAGCACGCGCTCTGGGTGATCGCGCCGCGGACTGCATCCATGCAGGAGTTGAAGATGGCGGATGGTCAGCGGAAGCTTTTGCCCGTGGCTCAGGCTGCGCCGGTTGATGCGGTCACTCTTGGCAAGAGGAACGTCGTCACGGGTTGGCGCGGACAGGCAGTTTTCGACGTTACCCAGACGGAGGGAACGCCGATCCTGGTGCCGCGCGGGGGCGTTGAATCCGGCGAAAACCTGGACGACCTGTGGCGGTCGCTGTGTGATGTCGCCAAGGAACGCAGCTTCCGGGTGGAGATCTCCGGTGTCCAGTACGGCTACACGAGCGGCTACACCGATTTCGATGCTCGTCGAATCCAAGTTGGCTTGTGGATGAGCAGCGAGGAGCGGGTGGCCGTCCTGGCCCACGAACTCGGGCACGTCCTGTTGCATGGTCCCGAAGACAGTGTTGGTCGGCTCTATGGCAGCAGCGCGAATCATCGCGGCTTGGCCGAAGTAGAAGCCGAGTCGGTGGCCTATACAGTCCTTCGGGCTCACGGCATCGATCGCGGGCCACAGTCGGCCACGTACTTGGCTGGGTGGGCTGACGCGGTCATCAGAACCGAGAAGGAACTGCAGGAGGGACGTGCTCCGACGTCGCGCGTGGACATCGCCAAGTCCGTGCTGGGACGGGTGACGGCGGCAACCAAAGGCATACTCGCTATTTCGGATCCTCCTGGGTTTGGTGGGAAGTTCGCTGCTGTCAGCGCTTCGCCCGCTATCACGGCTTCCTCTACCTACGCTGGCGTGCCTGGCCCGGGCACCTCGATGCACGGCCCCGAGTTGGCAGGTCCCTGA
- a CDS encoding heavy metal-responsive transcriptional regulator codes for MRIGEAVAAAGMTTKTLRFYEDSGLLPAAKRSCNGYRDYTEDSVARLEFIRRGRAAGLALTKIREILGLRDAGEAPCAHVQDLLSNQLADLDHQIAELIALRSVVAGLHANAAAGTDASCDPGRMCSYL; via the coding sequence ATGCGTATCGGTGAGGCCGTGGCAGCGGCAGGGATGACGACGAAGACGCTGCGTTTCTACGAGGACAGCGGGCTTCTCCCGGCAGCGAAGAGATCCTGTAACGGCTACCGGGACTACACCGAAGACTCCGTGGCCAGGCTCGAGTTCATCCGCCGCGGACGGGCCGCAGGCCTCGCCCTGACGAAGATACGTGAAATTCTTGGCCTCCGTGACGCCGGAGAAGCCCCCTGCGCCCACGTCCAGGACCTGCTCTCCAACCAGCTGGCAGACCTCGACCACCAGATTGCCGAACTGATTGCCTTGCGATCCGTCGTCGCCGGCCTCCACGCCAACGCCGCTGCCGGGACCGACGCAAGCTGCGATCCCGGACGCATGTGCAGCTACCTCTGA
- a CDS encoding type IV secretory system conjugative DNA transfer family protein produces the protein MVSVGLWAITGYVVFCLLVQAAASAATPRQCAARPPSFFNTVAGIGLFVGRSDWISRDCAPDMVAVWWIVGGVLAVVAALAVGGVLGWRMWKQSGAWLRQDILSRDGVAGRAEIVRDFGSRAVRRRGLYTRPGLSRPSIQDVSWTLGRSRGVTVHVSTEESMVIQGAPRSGKGLYVVINAILDAPGAVVTTSTRADNLVVTMRARMSDGRPVTVFDPQGMSGLPSTLRWSPVRGCGDPDIATRRALVITADTEMKGENAAWQKRSLIVLQCLLHAAALSGEGIAAFRRWSSSPVLAREALDVLGRTGAALGWQADLMGILEDDPRNTSNSWIGVSAAVAPLSSPRVLAALNPQDEAQEFDPKAFIRQRGTLYLIGTRSGAAAAGPYLSALIDDIDYAAREMAFVSAGGRLDPPLSLILDEIANLSPWPGLPVVLSDGGGIGISTLVVLQSLSQARSGWSIEEAATIWDSAIIKVIFGGGSDERDLRSLAGLLGERSLIMNTRSWSAQGRQDGEQIRDTPVIRLDEIRRLPVGTALMLGRRTRPILLDLRDWHKRKDAAELGRSKVETERELAAGHLTRQESNTEVES, from the coding sequence ATGGTGTCGGTAGGTCTGTGGGCGATTACTGGTTACGTTGTCTTTTGCCTTCTCGTCCAGGCCGCCGCCTCAGCGGCGACGCCTCGGCAGTGTGCCGCCAGGCCGCCGTCGTTCTTCAATACGGTGGCCGGCATCGGGCTGTTCGTCGGCCGCTCTGACTGGATCTCGCGGGATTGTGCGCCGGACATGGTTGCAGTCTGGTGGATCGTGGGTGGCGTGCTTGCCGTGGTCGCGGCGCTCGCGGTTGGGGGAGTCCTCGGCTGGAGGATGTGGAAACAATCCGGTGCGTGGCTCCGGCAAGACATCCTGAGCAGGGACGGCGTGGCTGGAAGGGCGGAGATTGTCCGCGACTTTGGCTCCCGAGCCGTCCGACGCCGCGGTCTGTACACGCGTCCCGGGCTGAGTAGGCCGAGCATCCAAGACGTCTCGTGGACGCTCGGGCGCTCGCGGGGAGTAACCGTCCATGTCTCGACGGAGGAGTCGATGGTTATTCAAGGTGCACCACGGTCAGGCAAAGGCCTGTATGTGGTCATCAACGCGATCCTCGACGCTCCAGGGGCGGTGGTCACGACGTCAACGCGTGCCGACAACTTGGTGGTGACCATGCGGGCCCGGATGAGTGATGGGCGGCCTGTTACGGTGTTTGATCCGCAGGGCATGTCGGGGCTGCCGTCCACGCTTCGGTGGTCGCCTGTCCGTGGGTGTGGGGATCCTGATATCGCAACGCGTCGAGCCCTGGTGATTACTGCAGATACTGAGATGAAGGGTGAGAACGCGGCGTGGCAGAAGCGCTCGCTGATCGTTTTGCAGTGTCTCCTGCACGCGGCAGCTCTGTCGGGCGAGGGCATTGCTGCCTTCCGCCGTTGGTCCTCCAGCCCGGTCCTGGCACGCGAGGCATTGGACGTCCTCGGCCGCACGGGAGCTGCGCTCGGTTGGCAGGCAGACTTGATGGGGATACTGGAGGACGATCCTCGCAATACCTCGAACTCGTGGATCGGAGTCTCTGCCGCAGTCGCACCGTTGTCCTCGCCACGAGTATTGGCGGCGCTGAATCCGCAGGACGAAGCCCAAGAGTTCGACCCGAAGGCCTTCATCAGACAGCGAGGAACTCTGTACCTGATTGGCACGCGATCCGGTGCCGCGGCGGCGGGGCCGTACCTTTCCGCTCTCATTGACGACATCGACTACGCGGCCCGCGAGATGGCGTTCGTCTCGGCCGGCGGGCGACTGGATCCACCGCTGTCACTGATCCTTGACGAGATTGCCAACCTGTCCCCGTGGCCTGGGCTTCCAGTGGTGCTCTCTGACGGCGGAGGTATTGGGATTTCCACTCTGGTGGTACTTCAGTCTTTGTCCCAAGCCCGCAGCGGTTGGTCGATCGAGGAGGCAGCGACAATTTGGGACTCCGCAATCATCAAGGTCATCTTCGGCGGAGGGTCTGACGAACGTGACCTGCGCTCGCTGGCGGGTCTGCTGGGCGAGCGCAGCCTCATCATGAACACCCGATCCTGGTCAGCTCAAGGGCGCCAGGACGGCGAACAGATCCGGGATACTCCGGTGATCCGCCTTGACGAGATCCGTCGCCTTCCGGTTGGTACTGCCCTCATGCTCGGACGACGAACCCGACCTATACTTCTTGACCTGCGCGACTGGCACAAACGCAAGGACGCTGCTGAACTGGGCCGTTCGAAAGTTGAGACGGAGCGTGAGTTGGCTGCCGGTCACCTGACCAGGCAGGAATCGAACACCGAGGTTGAATCATGA